Genomic segment of Sebastes umbrosus isolate fSebUmb1 chromosome 22, fSebUmb1.pri, whole genome shotgun sequence:
CCAATAGCAGAGGACACTGGGAGCCAATGGGAGGGCTGCCTCACAGAGGTTACGATACGTCATCAGAAAGTGACGAGTCAGCTGAAACGCCGCTGAACAGAGCGGGAAGGACGGACAAGAACAGATGGAAAATAGGTTCGTTCTCTTCAGAGGACTCGAGTGACGAGTCttaacattttagtttttaaacaAAGATGGAAGAAATTATCcagttttgtgaacagtttctTGACACATTAGCACATCTGTTGGTTTACTAATGATTAAATGTATTCACTGGAAAGGGCTTTCCgtcaaaaaacatcacaaatccCAAGATAACCACTAAATGTATTGTTAAATTTGTTGCTAGTAAGTATTGTGCGCCAAAATATTAAGATTTCAAGGACAATTTAGATATATGTCTGTTAGCTTAGCTGCTGCCATTAACCAAAACCAACACAACCAATCTTCATCTTTAAAAAACttctttattcttaaaatgCCCACATTAAAAACAATTGCTGTCTGTTTAACAATTgttaaaaaagtacaaatatgCCGGCTTTCCTTCAAAAGACATCACAAATCCCAAGATTTTACTAAATTTATTGTTAAATTTGTTGCTACAATTGCAACAATTGCTGTTTGTTTAACAATTgttaaaaaagtacaaatatgaATAAcctgtttgctgctttattaaaaagatataacataaaaacacaacctgAAAACTTTTGATTAGCTgtcattaataaaatgtataatttcatttttgtatttgcatCATTATTTGTTAAGTATTGTGCgcaaaatattacaatttcaAGGAAAATTTAGATGTATAAATGTTAGCTTAACCATAACCAACACAACCAATCTTCATTCATGTAAAGCCTCTTTATTCTTTAAATGTCCACATAAAACAATTGCTGTTTGTTTaacaattgtaaaaaaatatatgattattgctaaaaattgttaaaaaatgtattacgaTTATGAATAATCTGTTTGCTGCTTTAAAAAGGTgtaatattataaaacaaaccTGATAATTTAGTGATCAGGGTGCTAATTCATGGATATGTTTAGCTGCCATCACATTAAAGTAAAGGGATGCATGTTGTTATGGTGTTATCAGGTGTATCAGTACTGTTGTGTCCGTGCTGATGTGGTTCTGATGGAGGAAGTGGTTGTTTGTCTTTCCTCTGATCCTTGGAAGTGCCTTTGTTGTGTTTGCCTGAGAAAACATCAGAATAAATATGTTGCGTGTCAACTAAAAAATCCACAATAATTTATGTCTTCTTTGcctgaaacatatttttcttatgTTGCAGCTATTAACATTATGTCTTGTATTGGATAAGAACCATTGGGAGAAAAATAGTTAGTTGACAGTACTTTTAATCGTGTTTTAGATTGAGGGGGGATTTTGTTTGATGTACAGAAGTTCAAAAAGTGGACGGTCTCTGCTGAGCTCTATGGTGAAGTGTGTTTACGTaccttctcttcctctgagCTCTGGCAGCGCTGAGCTTCTCAGATCTGGGAAATGGAtgtctgacttctttttggTTGCTATAACGCCACCGCTGTTACCAAGGTTACAGCGATCGGACAGGAAGGGACGCTCGCAGATCAGATTCTTCTCGGACACCTGAAAAGGAGAGACAACGGTAACTTTGGAAGAGCGCATTCACATTTGTTGTGTAAAACAAGTGAAACACTGTGTTACCTGTGCAGTGTGTGATCCTGTAATGTGGCTGGACATTTGACTATAAACGCCACCGTGGTGCCTCGGCTTGTCTACACACCTGTGAAGAACACAAAGAAACGCCATATGATAaattacaaaacatttgattaaCAACGAAGAGTCTTAAAATATTGAAACTTACCAAATAATTCATGTTTTACTGTCAATGTTAAAATTTCAATGGACGTATTTTgaagaaaaacgtattttaaacacctaaaagaaagaaccacctaaaaaagtcaatatcagttcaagtgtacactatatttagaatattttcaccggtttaccttgctgtgagacagctagACAATCTAtgtttctgatggggaactgaagcagtcATCTAAGCTTTCgctaaagccaccagactccattgaaaaaaactgtaattttacttcGTAGAACACGAGGGTTGCTGGTCCACTGTTACCTCAATcagttattttgtttgtgttattgtgtgactttggttagtttggattcaccaaagtcacactaTAGCAtgaacaaactaaccgatcgaggcagcggtagaccagtgactcccgtgttctgtgaggtaaaattacagttttttttcaatggagtctggtgactttgGCGAGAGTGTAGATTGATACAGCGGTTTCAGTCCCTCGTTGGAAAGACCTGTCTCACAGCAAGttaaaccggtgaaaatattctaaatatagcgtatacttaaactgatatgAATTTTTTTGAGTGTCTAAAATctgcctccgtccacagcagtatattgctttactcctgtctgtttctccaaactccatctactgtaggtaatacaccgactacggagaagtacctcatacaaccccactttaaaatattacaactatccctttaagcctAAATAACTCTGAGGTGTGCTCACAGTTTTTATTTAGTAACTTATTGTACTCATGTGTGAGAACTTAAGTACCTAAGGCCGTGTGTCCCAGGATGGAAACCTGCCCCCATGGAAAGGTGATCGCTGGTGGCTGGGCTGACGACGGAGAAAGAGGGGATGAGGGGTGTGGAGGAtggagtgaggaggagaggagtggaggagggaggaggtggaggaggaggtggtgaagACGAATGGGTTACACTGAAATCTGTGGTGTCCACGTTGTGAAAGACTGAGCTTCTTGTCGAAGCTTTGCGGTCTGGAGTCGCTGTAGAGGTGAACGAAGTCGAATCTGCGATTGTTGTGTCGTCTTTTTCTGggttgtctcttttttttcttgcctcTGAAGGAAATGCAGTTCTCTTTAGGGTCATTGTTGCGGCGTAGTTGCTAAAAGACCCAAGTTTTGTTTTAGGTTCTCCGATCAAAGGTTTGAAGTGAGGGGGTTTCAAGGATTTCTTGTTCGGTTCAGCTTCATTGCTGTTGCTCTTTTGCTCATTGTAAGAGTTGCCAGAAACCTGTAAGGTCTGATTTAGTAAAGATCTGGGTGTTGCATTGATGGACAAAGAAAGTGCTAAATCCTCCCTGTTCTCTTTATCTGAGACTttcaatgttttcagaatagCAGTCCCTACTGACGTGCTGGTTTTAGAGATTTCATTCGGCATGGAGGTGGTGGTCTTGGACTTAGAAGTGCTCTGCAGATGGACACTGCAGGGATCAGAGGATTCAGCACACTCCTTGTAATCTCCACCTGAAGCATCAGATATCTCAACGTGGTTTGCAGCTGTTTTGGTCACCGGGCTCATCATCAAGCATCCGTGATCCTCCTTGAAGTCTTTGTTTGAACGACTATCCTGCTGAGTTCTGGTTGCGTTTGATACTTCTGTAAGTTCTCCGTTTGTTGGAAGGCCTCTCGAAGGTTTGTCGGGTACACGTGTGGTGTCATTTGTGGCTTTAGTATCTGAAGACAAATTTGAGGTTTCTTTAGGTAGTGTTGTAGTGCTGTGGGCAGAGGACTGCCTTGAAAGATCTGAGGTAAGAGTCTTGGATGGGCTGGTGGACAAAGATGTGTTTTTGGTCATCTTGGGGCCAAAGTTTGAGGTAGTCTTTGAGGGTTTGGGGTTTGAGGGTAGGACTTTTGGACATTCAAAGGTCCATCTTTGCTCTGTGTCCATGTTTGAACAATACTCTGAGGTCTTAGTTGTCTTGCATGGCTTGGTGACAGAAGGGGTAGCGACCTCAATGCGGTCATCGCTTGACGGTTGAGATGCTTGAAGTGTCAACACTTGATCGCTATTTGATATTTTAGAAGTTGTTGAAGCACCATCAAGGTAttctgtagtggacattttccCAGTTTTCTGTGTTAAGTGGATGTCAGGTTCCTTTCTCAAGTCGACACCAGTGGCTTTTCCTGGTTTACCTTTCATGGCCACAGTCGTTTTTGCCGCATTATCGATAATCTTGGCGCCTAATGTTTTGGATTGTTTGGTGGAgttggaggtggaggtggaggtggaggtggacaTCGAAGGTTCTGAGGTGTTACGAATAGTTTTAGAAAGCTTCGACAGTTGCTTTCCTTTTGTCTCCTTGTTGACTTTCTCATCCACATCTTCAggttgtttcttgtctttgctTCTCCGGTTCTTGTCATCACCGTCGTTCCTTTCTCTTCTTGGAGTTTTGGTTATTTTGGGAAGGGTGGAGTTTTCTCTGTGGTCTTTTTGGATCTTAGCGTTCAGCTCGTCCAAAAATCTGTATAGATGCAGAGAAAGAAGACTCAaaattttggtgttttttctcCTGGGATCACTAACACACATTTTCAAGGTGAACCAGCCTACTCCAAAGGCCCAACTGAGAGACTGGGTAacgtaaaacaaacaaacctgaTGTGGAAAGAGTCTTGTGTGAACAGAGGATGTTCTTGCAGATCTGAACACTGAGGTCGTCTTTCTGGATCCATCTGGAGACAACTCTGAAGGAGAAGAACTCAACTATGTGAAGAACTCAGACCCTTCTGAAACGAAGCGTACTTAGACCTCCTCGGGAGGTGGTCTGATTGTGTATTTCTATTGTGACATTTAAGTCCGAGTACCTGAGCCAAGTCAAGGGCGGTGGGTGTGATTGTCGGGAAGCGCTGCTCCAGTCGGACTCTGCCAGAATAGTCATGCAGTCTGACTCCGGAGAAGACGGGATTCCTGTAGAACAACTCCTGGTGTTGAGCTGTCAGGTTACCTAGGAGAACCCAGAAGAGTAAAACTGTGTTGAGAGAGTTAAAAGAGAagattttggatattttgaTGTAGTATATGTGTTTACCGAAGCACCTGACGATGTGGTAAATCTGGTCGAGGTCGGAGTCTCCGGGAAACAGAGGCTGACCTGTTAACATCTCTAATAACAGACAACCAACAGCCCACACGTCTACCGgtctacacgcacacacagaaacacacacctgttAACATCTGTATCAACAGTCAACATACTAACACATCCTCAGGTGCACACACTAACACCTACTTTCCATACTTGGTGTCTCCCACCAGCAGTTCAGGTGCTCTGTACCAGCGAGTGGCCACATAGTCGGTATAGATGCCCGCCTCAGCAGGCGACGTCATGGTCCGGGCAAAGCCAAAGTCGCACATCTTAACCACGCCCCCCTGAGAGATGAGTATGTTCTCCGGTTTGATGTCACGGTGGATGATCTAGGAAGGAAAGAGATGATAAAATATACAGGAAAATGCCAGCCATATTGGAGAAGACGTGGTTCATTTCTCTGATTTCCTCACATTTTGCTGGTGGCAGAAGGCTGCAGCCCTCAGGATCTGGTACAGGTACTGCCGGCCAGTGTCCAGGTCTAGTCCGCTCGGGTTTTGCTCCAAGTCATCCAGAAGGGTTCGCTCAACGAACTCGAACACCAGATACCAGCGGCGGCGGCGCTTCCACACTTCTAGAAGGTTCACCAGGTTGTCATGACGCAGTTGCTTTATTGTTAGAAAGATGAGAGCGGAGagtaattaatataataataattaaaataggaAAAACATGCGACTAACATTGTATTAAATAATTTTTTACATGGTGCCAATTGCCTTCGCTTTGAGTGGACACcgtaaactgtatataagaagttgacgtagtcaccgtaacgtcacccattggtttgtggactacagttttgaagccttgagtttggcattttttggcatcgccattttgtttttttggagccagaagtgacacgagagggtggagctacgtaCAACTGAACACATAAccaagacattttttaggcaaCTAAAGGttgcaattaactttcatgcaccgaaaacacactgtgaaagggttaaagtcaatcacaaggtagccccgccctaaagcatcccctgctttatggtctatctgactctaaatgggaccataatttactaaatgaacatcatgctgtattgaagaagacttgaaactagagattgagaccataaactcatgttcacaatgtttactgaggtcataaatcaagtgagaagtaggctcattttctcataaacttctatacaatcagacttcttttagcaaccagaggagtcgccccctgctggctggtagagagaatgcaagtttaagacacttcagcattggcttcacttttcagaccctggaggttGAACACTGGTGAACACAAGTGGTGAAGCCTTGTGAGACTTCTGGCACCGGCTGATTTTAATGGTTTTAGTTTCATAAGTGTGAGTCCAAGAAGCCTGCGTGTTATTGTTAAATCAGTCATACTTTTGTTCAGAAGTGCTGCCTTACACGTAAAAGTTATTGTGCAACATGTTgcagtaaaataattaattattttccaaAAAGCCtagatataatatttatatgaaatatatttgcCAAAGGAAAGACAGACACATTTTATAGAATCAAGCGTCATTTTCTTGATATTTGAGCAACAATTCATTTTTGTTCTGTCCTGCAAAGTCAGTTTTTACTTGCCgctatacaaattgttttatatattagaGGTTAATAGGTATATCCATCGTcagctccagaaaaaaacaatgtgtttaattcTTTTCTTACTGCCCGATCAGGCAGAGTTGATAGATTTGGTAGCCCaatgtggcattttacttgccccgggGCAAGCAGGTAATCCTTATTGTTGGGCCCTGTACTCACTCTCATATTAAAGACTGAgactaataatagtaataatccagaCGGCGTCTCGTcttccagtgtttcct
This window contains:
- the LOC119481823 gene encoding cyclin-dependent kinase-like 5, coding for MERYESLGLVGEGSYGTVLKCRHRDSGRLVAIKKFVDSDDDKTVKKIALREIKLLRQLRHDNLVNLLEVWKRRRRWYLVFEFVERTLLDDLEQNPSGLDLDTGRQYLYQILRAAAFCHQQNIIHRDIKPENILISQGGVVKMCDFGFARTMTSPAEAGIYTDYVATRWYRAPELLVGDTKYGKPVDVWAVGCLLLEMLTGQPLFPGDSDLDQIYHIVRCFGNLTAQHQELFYRNPVFSGVRLHDYSGRVRLEQRFPTITPTALDLAQSCLQMDPERRPQCSDLQEHPLFTQDSFHIRFLDELNAKIQKDHRENSTLPKITKTPRRERNDGDDKNRRSKDKKQPEDVDEKVNKETKGKQLSKLSKTIRNTSEPSMSTSTSTSTSNSTKQSKTLGAKIIDNAAKTTVAMKGKPGKATGVDLRKEPDIHLTQKTGKMSTTEYLDGASTTSKISNSDQVLTLQASQPSSDDRIEVATPSVTKPCKTTKTSEYCSNMDTEQRWTFECPKVLPSNPKPSKTTSNFGPKMTKNTSLSTSPSKTLTSDLSRQSSAHSTTTLPKETSNLSSDTKATNDTTRVPDKPSRGLPTNGELTEVSNATRTQQDSRSNKDFKEDHGCLMMSPVTKTAANHVEISDASGGDYKECAESSDPCSVHLQSTSKSKTTTSMPNEISKTSTSVGTAILKTLKVSDKENREDLALSLSINATPRSLLNQTLQVSGNSYNEQKSNSNEAEPNKKSLKPPHFKPLIGEPKTKLGSFSNYAATMTLKRTAFPSEARKKRDNPEKDDTTIADSTSFTSTATPDRKASTRSSVFHNVDTTDFSVTHSSSPPPPPPPPSSTPLLLTPSSTPLIPSFSVVSPATSDHLSMGAGFHPGTHGLRCVDKPRHHGGVYSQMSSHITGSHTAQVSEKNLICERPFLSDRCNLGNSGGVIATKKKSDIHFPDLRSSALPELRGREGKHNKGTSKDQRKDKQPLPPSEPHQHGHNSTDTPDNTITTCIPLL